The following are encoded together in the Mesoterricola sediminis genome:
- a CDS encoding thiamine pyrophosphate-binding protein: MEQTTVATTLAQRLVEAGVHACFAVPGDFNLTLLDGLLAHPDLRLITCCNELNAGYAADGYARSRGLAALAVTFSVGGLSAVNAVAGAFAEDLPLLVISGGPNTAALKAGRTLHHTLAQPEEGERFVQAIYREITAGTFLVRDLGAAAPRIDQALQTALATRKPVYLEIACDLATAPLPRPRPLDLVLPPPAGPAALAAAAAETAARLDAARQPVLVAGGRLRSAGGLGAFRRLAERCGYAVACMPDAKGFFPEDHPQFIGLYWGTASSAGCREVVESSDAYLFAGPRFNDYSTVGYSTLLRQDRLVEAHPGRVCAQGQAFHGVDLPGFLEALADRLRPNPEALEAFRRAQGPCAEPPEDGDPGAPLTTRALFRRIQACLEPGDTVVAETGDAWFNGMDLRLPDGCRFEIQMQYGAIGWSVGALLGLGAADRSRRVVGLVGDGSLQMAAQELSTFLREGLRGLVFVFNNGSYAIEAMIHDGPYNALQPWSYVGLAEALRGDAKLLARRVATAGELDEALAEARDFPGLALVEAVLDPRDCNKALLGWGTAVSAFNARRA; this comes from the coding sequence ATGGAGCAAACGACCGTAGCCACCACCCTCGCCCAGCGGCTCGTCGAAGCGGGCGTCCATGCTTGTTTCGCCGTACCCGGCGATTTCAACCTGACCCTGCTGGACGGCCTCCTGGCCCATCCGGACCTGCGGCTCATCACCTGCTGCAACGAACTGAACGCGGGCTACGCCGCGGACGGCTATGCCCGGTCCCGGGGCCTCGCGGCCCTGGCCGTCACCTTTTCCGTGGGCGGGCTGAGCGCCGTCAACGCCGTGGCCGGCGCCTTCGCCGAGGACCTCCCCCTCCTCGTGATCTCGGGGGGCCCCAACACGGCCGCCCTCAAGGCGGGCCGGACCCTCCACCACACCCTGGCCCAGCCGGAGGAGGGGGAGCGCTTCGTGCAGGCCATCTACCGGGAGATCACGGCGGGCACCTTCCTCGTGCGGGACCTGGGGGCGGCGGCCCCCCGCATCGACCAGGCGCTGCAGACGGCCCTGGCCACCCGCAAGCCCGTGTACCTGGAAATCGCCTGCGACCTGGCGACGGCGCCCCTGCCCCGGCCCCGGCCCCTGGACCTGGTCCTCCCGCCCCCGGCGGGCCCCGCCGCCCTCGCCGCGGCCGCCGCGGAAACCGCCGCCCGCCTCGACGCCGCGCGCCAGCCCGTGCTCGTGGCGGGCGGCCGCCTCCGGAGCGCGGGGGGCCTGGGGGCCTTCCGGCGCCTGGCGGAGCGCTGCGGGTACGCCGTGGCCTGCATGCCGGACGCCAAGGGCTTCTTCCCCGAGGACCATCCCCAGTTCATCGGCCTCTACTGGGGCACCGCCAGCAGCGCCGGCTGCCGGGAGGTGGTGGAGTCCAGCGACGCCTACCTCTTCGCCGGGCCCCGCTTCAACGACTACAGCACCGTGGGGTACTCCACCCTCCTGCGCCAGGACCGCCTGGTGGAGGCCCATCCCGGGCGCGTGTGCGCCCAGGGCCAGGCCTTCCACGGCGTGGACCTCCCGGGCTTCCTGGAGGCCCTGGCGGACCGGCTCCGGCCCAACCCCGAGGCCCTGGAGGCCTTCCGCCGCGCCCAGGGCCCCTGCGCCGAGCCGCCGGAGGACGGCGACCCCGGGGCCCCCCTCACCACCCGGGCCCTCTTCCGCCGCATCCAGGCCTGCCTGGAGCCCGGGGACACGGTGGTGGCCGAGACCGGCGACGCCTGGTTCAACGGCATGGACCTGCGGTTGCCGGACGGGTGCCGCTTCGAGATCCAGATGCAGTACGGCGCCATCGGCTGGTCCGTGGGGGCCCTGCTGGGCCTGGGGGCCGCCGACCGGTCCCGGCGCGTCGTGGGCCTCGTGGGGGACGGGTCCCTCCAGATGGCGGCCCAGGAGCTCTCCACCTTCCTGCGGGAGGGCCTGCGGGGCCTCGTCTTCGTGTTCAACAACGGGTCGTACGCCATCGAGGCCATGATCCACGACGGCCCCTACAACGCCCTGCAGCCCTGGTCGTACGTGGGCCTGGCGGAAGCCCTCCGGGGGGACGCGAAGCTGCTGGCCCGGCGCGTGGCCACCGCCGGCGAGCTGGACGAGGCCCTGGCCGAGGCCCGGGACTTCCCGGGCCTCGCCCTCGTGGAGGCCGTGCTGGACCCCAGGGACTGCAACAAGGCCCTCCTGGGCTGGGGCACCGCCGTCTCCGCCTTCAACGCCCGGCGGGCCTGA
- a CDS encoding DUF4097 family beta strand repeat-containing protein — translation MRRLSFALVLTLAAASLGAGTTAPRLEPLPMGGKLWIKQVDGRVEVEGWDRPEVELVAEGEDAAELARLRVERTREGLLIAVPRHHVFPFGFILGGRGRRHTVHLRLKVPRRLNVDIRSVDGPIRVHQLEGYAGVTTVDGPIELEAIAGEIHARAVDGRIRGRDLRARVKASTVDGSITLERVAGGLDLHTVDGTVRAEDLDGWGEGLQVRTVDGKVHLRLGAAKGLVDARSQGGTIRASAPGLTATEATQHRFTGTVPGRDQAIRIRTIDGSIDIQ, via the coding sequence ATGCGCCGCCTTTCCTTCGCCCTCGTCCTCACCCTGGCCGCCGCCTCCCTCGGAGCCGGCACCACCGCCCCCCGCCTCGAGCCCCTGCCCATGGGCGGCAAGCTCTGGATCAAACAGGTGGATGGCCGCGTGGAGGTGGAGGGCTGGGACCGCCCCGAGGTCGAACTGGTGGCCGAGGGAGAGGACGCCGCCGAACTGGCCCGGCTGCGGGTGGAGCGCACCCGCGAGGGGCTCCTCATCGCGGTCCCCCGGCACCACGTCTTCCCCTTCGGCTTCATCCTGGGCGGGCGGGGCCGCCGCCACACCGTCCACCTCCGCCTGAAGGTCCCCCGGCGGCTGAACGTGGACATCCGCAGCGTGGACGGCCCCATCCGGGTCCATCAGCTGGAGGGCTACGCCGGCGTGACCACGGTGGACGGGCCCATCGAGCTGGAGGCCATCGCCGGGGAGATCCACGCCCGGGCGGTGGACGGGCGCATCCGCGGCCGGGACCTGCGGGCCCGGGTGAAGGCCTCCACGGTGGACGGCTCCATCACCCTGGAGCGGGTGGCGGGGGGCCTGGACCTCCACACCGTGGACGGCACCGTCCGCGCCGAGGACCTGGACGGCTGGGGCGAGGGCCTCCAGGTCCGCACGGTGGACGGGAAGGTCCACCTGCGCCTGGGCGCCGCCAAGGGCCTCGTCGACGCCCGCAGCCAGGGCGGGACCATCCGGGCCTCGGCCCCCGGTCTGACGGCCACCGAGGCCACCCAGCACCGGTTCACCGGGACCGTCCCCGGCCGCGACCAGGCCATCCGGATCCGGACGATCGACGGCAGCATTGATATCCAATAA
- a CDS encoding valine--tRNA ligase, whose translation MAMQEMDKAFDFKTAQQRWYGRWEASRLFEAQPDSGKAPWSIVIPPPNITGNLHMGHALVFTLHDILTRFKRAQGFDALWVPGVDHAGIATQVVVERQLKETEGKTRHEVGREAFLQRLWAWKDQNQGDIENQLRRLGASVDWTRKRFTMDPDLNRAVRKVFAAAYKQGKIYKGPRMIQWDPASQTALSDLEVKYVERNGKLWHIRYPLADGSGHVVVATTRPETMLGDTGVAVHPEDARYAHLVGRMVKLPLTDREIPVVQDTLVDPAFGTGCVKLTPAHDPNDHAAGKRLGLPSITVIGFDAKMTKEAGEGYAGLDRFECRKKVVHDLEELGLMEKIEPYTHQVSVSDRSGAVLEPLVSEQWFMKVDDAARKALEAVRGGRIRFTPERWATVWEHWLVNIQDWCISRQLWWGHRIPAWTCDACGHINVEEDAPAACAQCGGTALTQDPDTLDTWFSSALWPFSVFGWPDETADLKRYYPTSVLITGYDILFFWVARMVMAGLTWMDEVPFRDVYFNALVRDEHGAKMSKSKGNVIDPLETMDEFGTDALRYSLAAMAAPGTDISLSRSRLEASRNFCNKLWNAARFVQMSLTPDITLDVEPELGEAEFWMIRRLREALGSATKAIEEYRFHEAAEILYHLVWDDFCATYIELAKVTLQSGSREQKAAILHFLDILLRALHPLVPFVTEEIHAAVLEGRLPKGEPELLAARAWPLDDPLLKREGGDPDLVPRFQEVLSAFHRLKAENGVDPAKRVPAFCTLEVLAPFAEGLKSIARLESVAFGPDAGHGATRAVAVVTGGTVALELAGLKDPAAEKAKLEKEKEKLERDLAAALARLADESFTTKAPEAAVAKMRAGAEEKQARLAKINELLAL comes from the coding sequence ATGGCGATGCAAGAGATGGACAAGGCCTTTGATTTCAAGACCGCCCAGCAGCGCTGGTACGGGCGCTGGGAGGCTTCCCGCCTCTTCGAGGCCCAGCCGGACAGCGGCAAGGCGCCCTGGTCCATCGTGATCCCGCCCCCCAACATCACGGGCAACCTGCACATGGGCCACGCCCTCGTGTTCACGCTGCACGACATCCTCACCCGCTTCAAGCGGGCCCAGGGCTTCGACGCCCTCTGGGTGCCGGGCGTGGACCACGCCGGCATCGCCACCCAGGTGGTGGTGGAGCGCCAGCTGAAGGAGACCGAGGGCAAGACCCGCCACGAGGTGGGCCGGGAGGCCTTCCTCCAGCGCCTGTGGGCCTGGAAGGACCAGAACCAGGGCGACATCGAGAACCAGCTGCGGCGCCTGGGCGCCAGCGTGGACTGGACCCGGAAGCGCTTCACCATGGACCCGGACCTGAACCGGGCCGTGCGGAAGGTGTTCGCGGCCGCCTACAAGCAGGGGAAGATCTACAAGGGCCCCCGCATGATCCAGTGGGATCCCGCGAGCCAGACCGCCCTGTCCGACCTGGAAGTGAAGTACGTCGAGCGCAACGGCAAGCTCTGGCACATCCGCTACCCCCTGGCCGACGGCAGCGGGCACGTGGTCGTGGCCACCACCCGCCCCGAGACCATGCTGGGCGACACCGGCGTCGCCGTGCACCCGGAGGACGCGCGCTACGCGCACCTGGTGGGGCGGATGGTCAAGCTCCCCCTCACGGACCGCGAGATCCCCGTCGTCCAGGACACCCTGGTCGACCCCGCCTTCGGCACGGGCTGCGTGAAGCTCACCCCCGCCCACGACCCCAACGACCACGCCGCGGGCAAGCGCCTGGGCCTGCCCAGCATCACCGTCATCGGCTTCGACGCGAAGATGACGAAGGAGGCCGGGGAGGGCTACGCCGGGCTGGACCGCTTCGAGTGCCGCAAGAAGGTCGTCCACGACCTCGAGGAACTCGGCCTCATGGAGAAGATCGAGCCCTACACCCACCAGGTCTCCGTCAGCGACCGCAGCGGCGCGGTCCTGGAGCCCCTGGTCTCCGAGCAGTGGTTCATGAAGGTCGACGACGCCGCCCGGAAAGCCCTCGAGGCCGTCCGGGGCGGGCGCATCCGCTTCACCCCCGAGCGCTGGGCCACCGTTTGGGAGCACTGGCTGGTGAACATCCAGGACTGGTGCATCAGCCGCCAGCTCTGGTGGGGCCACCGCATCCCGGCGTGGACCTGCGACGCCTGCGGGCACATCAACGTCGAGGAGGACGCCCCCGCCGCCTGCGCCCAGTGCGGCGGCACGGCCCTGACCCAGGACCCGGACACCCTGGACACCTGGTTCTCCTCCGCCCTCTGGCCATTCAGCGTCTTCGGCTGGCCCGACGAGACCGCCGACCTCAAGCGCTACTACCCCACCAGCGTCCTCATCACCGGCTACGACATCCTGTTCTTCTGGGTGGCCCGCATGGTCATGGCCGGCCTCACCTGGATGGACGAGGTCCCCTTCCGCGACGTCTACTTCAACGCCCTCGTGCGCGACGAGCACGGCGCCAAGATGTCCAAGTCCAAGGGCAACGTCATCGATCCCCTGGAGACCATGGACGAGTTCGGCACCGACGCCCTCCGGTACTCCCTGGCCGCCATGGCCGCGCCGGGCACGGACATCAGCCTCTCCCGCTCCCGCCTCGAGGCCAGCCGCAACTTCTGCAACAAGCTCTGGAACGCGGCCCGCTTCGTCCAGATGAGCCTCACCCCGGACATCACCCTGGACGTGGAGCCCGAGCTGGGCGAGGCCGAATTCTGGATGATCCGCCGCCTCCGCGAGGCGCTCGGCAGCGCCACGAAGGCCATCGAGGAGTACCGCTTCCACGAGGCCGCCGAGATCCTCTACCACCTGGTCTGGGACGACTTCTGCGCCACCTACATCGAGCTGGCCAAGGTCACCCTCCAGAGCGGCAGCCGGGAGCAGAAGGCGGCCATCCTGCACTTCCTGGACATCCTCCTGCGGGCCCTGCACCCCCTGGTGCCCTTCGTCACCGAGGAGATCCACGCCGCCGTCCTGGAAGGCCGCCTGCCCAAGGGCGAGCCCGAGCTCCTGGCGGCCCGCGCCTGGCCCCTGGACGACCCCCTGCTCAAGCGGGAGGGCGGCGATCCGGACCTGGTCCCCCGCTTCCAGGAGGTCCTCTCCGCCTTCCACCGCCTCAAGGCGGAGAACGGCGTGGATCCCGCCAAGCGCGTCCCCGCCTTCTGCACCCTGGAGGTCCTGGCCCCCTTCGCCGAGGGGCTCAAGAGCATCGCGCGCCTGGAATCCGTGGCCTTCGGGCCGGATGCGGGCCACGGCGCCACCCGGGCCGTCGCCGTCGTGACCGGCGGCACGGTGGCCCTGGAACTGGCCGGCCTCAAGGATCCCGCCGCCGAGAAGGCCAAGCTCGAGAAGGAAAAGGAGAAGCTGGAACGGGATCTGGCCGCCGCCCTGGCCCGCCTCGCCGACGAATCCTTCACCACCAAGGCCCCCGAGGCCGCCGTCGCCAAGATGCGCGCCGGCGCCGAGGAGAAGCAGGCCCGCCTCGCCAAGATCAACGAACTGCTCGCCCTCTAG
- a CDS encoding ATP-dependent Clp protease ATP-binding subunit, with the protein MAMLPFTQKANEALVAARDAAAAAQHPEILPQHLFLAILAPDRGLRPVLEKAGLGPDQVKGLVDGAEAALATQPKAIGGAEPQAGAALRHFLEVASDTGRGLGDRFLATDAMLLAFANAATDAKRLLASFGLDRKALETAIRDARKGARVEDERGEEKFAALEKYARDLTAAAQAGKLDPVIGRDEEIRRVMQVLSRRTKNNPVLIGEPGTGKTAIVEGLAQRIAKSDVPESLKGMRLMSLDMGALVAGTQYRGQFEERLKGVIQEIQAAEGGIILFIDEMHLLVGAGSAEGSMDAANLLKPALARGELRCIGATTLDEYRKHVEKDAALERRFQSVYVDEPGMEDTISILRGLKERYELHHGVRIRDAALVAAAQLSQRYIADRFLPDKAVDLVDEAASLVRMQIDTRPIDIDVRERREMQLQLERHALAKEKDPASRARLAELDKELADLTEDLRALRARWETEKRRIEENRGRQKRLDDLRIELDRAKSRGDYEVASRLEYGEIPALEKELAASDDADGAMLRQEVREEDVAAVVAKWTGIPVARLMESEIQKLLHMEDRLRERVVGQDPALVAISEALRRNRAGLGDPRRPIGSFLFLGPTGVGKTEVARALAEFLFDDENAMVRIDMSEFTHEADATRLIGAAPGYVGYEEGGRLTEAVRRRPYAVILLDEMEKAHPRIFDLFLQVLEDGRLTDGKGRTVNFRNTVVLMTTNVGSHAIFEAGGAVDKAQAEVQAALKAHFRPEFLNRLDEVVTFRALGQEDMRAVARIQMARVVAQLAEKRITLDAPPAALDWLAREGFDPQMGARPLRRLIQQVVVNRVARMVLDGRARPGDTVALAVEGGELALRVAAVQ; encoded by the coding sequence GACGGCGCCGAGGCCGCCCTCGCCACCCAGCCCAAGGCCATCGGCGGCGCCGAGCCCCAGGCGGGCGCCGCCCTCCGCCACTTCCTGGAGGTGGCCAGCGACACGGGCCGGGGCCTGGGGGACCGCTTCCTGGCCACGGACGCGATGCTCCTGGCCTTCGCCAACGCCGCCACCGACGCCAAGCGTCTCCTCGCCTCCTTCGGCCTGGACCGGAAGGCCCTGGAGACGGCCATCCGCGATGCCCGCAAGGGCGCCCGGGTGGAGGACGAGCGGGGCGAGGAGAAGTTCGCCGCCCTCGAGAAGTACGCCCGGGACCTCACCGCCGCCGCCCAGGCCGGCAAGCTGGACCCCGTCATCGGCCGCGACGAGGAGATCCGCCGCGTCATGCAGGTGCTCTCCCGCCGCACCAAGAACAATCCCGTGCTCATCGGCGAGCCCGGCACCGGCAAGACCGCCATCGTCGAGGGCCTGGCCCAGCGCATCGCCAAGAGCGACGTGCCCGAGAGCCTCAAGGGCATGCGCCTCATGTCCCTGGACATGGGCGCCCTCGTGGCCGGCACCCAGTACCGGGGGCAGTTCGAGGAGCGCCTCAAGGGCGTCATCCAGGAGATCCAGGCCGCCGAAGGCGGGATCATCCTCTTCATCGACGAGATGCACCTCCTCGTGGGCGCGGGCTCCGCCGAGGGCAGCATGGACGCCGCCAACCTCCTCAAGCCCGCCCTGGCGCGGGGCGAGCTGCGCTGCATCGGCGCCACCACCCTGGACGAGTACCGGAAGCACGTGGAGAAGGACGCCGCCCTGGAGCGCCGGTTCCAGAGCGTGTACGTGGACGAGCCCGGCATGGAGGACACCATCTCCATCCTGCGCGGCCTGAAGGAGCGCTACGAGCTCCACCACGGCGTGCGCATCCGCGACGCCGCCCTCGTGGCCGCGGCGCAGCTCAGCCAGCGGTACATCGCCGACCGGTTCCTGCCCGACAAGGCCGTGGACCTGGTGGACGAGGCCGCCAGCCTCGTGCGCATGCAGATCGACACCCGGCCCATCGACATCGACGTCCGCGAGCGGCGCGAGATGCAGCTCCAGCTGGAGCGCCACGCCCTGGCCAAGGAGAAGGACCCCGCGAGCAGGGCCCGCCTGGCGGAGCTGGACAAGGAGCTGGCGGACCTCACCGAGGACCTCCGCGCCCTTCGGGCCCGCTGGGAGACCGAGAAGCGCCGCATCGAGGAGAACCGCGGCCGCCAGAAGCGCCTGGACGACCTCCGGATCGAGCTGGACCGGGCCAAGTCCCGGGGCGACTACGAGGTGGCCTCCCGGCTCGAGTACGGCGAGATCCCCGCCCTCGAGAAGGAGCTCGCGGCCTCCGACGACGCCGACGGCGCCATGCTCCGCCAGGAGGTGCGGGAGGAGGACGTCGCGGCCGTGGTCGCCAAGTGGACCGGCATCCCCGTCGCGCGCCTCATGGAGAGCGAGATCCAGAAGCTCCTGCACATGGAGGACCGCCTGCGGGAGCGCGTGGTGGGCCAGGACCCCGCCCTCGTCGCCATCAGCGAGGCCCTCCGCCGCAACCGCGCGGGCCTGGGGGACCCCCGGCGTCCCATCGGCTCCTTCCTCTTCCTGGGGCCCACGGGCGTGGGCAAGACCGAGGTGGCCCGGGCCCTTGCGGAATTCCTCTTCGACGACGAGAACGCCATGGTCCGCATCGACATGAGCGAGTTCACCCACGAGGCCGACGCCACCCGCCTCATCGGCGCCGCCCCCGGCTACGTGGGCTACGAGGAGGGCGGCCGCCTCACCGAGGCCGTGCGGCGGCGGCCCTACGCCGTCATCCTCCTGGACGAGATGGAGAAGGCCCACCCGCGGATCTTCGACCTCTTCCTCCAGGTGCTGGAGGACGGCCGCCTCACCGACGGCAAGGGCCGCACCGTCAACTTCCGGAACACCGTCGTGCTCATGACCACGAACGTGGGCAGCCACGCCATCTTCGAGGCGGGCGGCGCCGTGGACAAGGCCCAGGCCGAGGTCCAGGCCGCGCTCAAGGCCCACTTCCGGCCCGAGTTCCTCAACCGCCTGGACGAGGTGGTCACCTTCCGCGCCCTGGGCCAGGAGGACATGCGCGCCGTGGCCCGCATCCAGATGGCCAGGGTCGTGGCCCAGCTCGCGGAGAAGCGCATCACCCTGGACGCGCCCCCCGCGGCCCTGGACTGGCTGGCCCGGGAGGGCTTCGATCCCCAGATGGGCGCCCGGCCCCTGCGCCGCCTCATCCAGCAGGTGGTGGTCAACCGCGTGGCCCGCATGGTCCTGGACGGGCGCGCCCGCCCCGGCGACACCGTGGCGCTGGCGGTGGAGGGCGGCGAGCTCGCCCTCCGGGTCGCGGCCGTGCAGTGA
- a CDS encoding IPT/TIG domain-containing protein, whose protein sequence is MPRPPVPPLLLLGALTLPLGLACGRGGSRSSLQPAARPTLSGFEPAQAYPGDVVTLAGQNLTGADQVTFGGVQAPRFTFDAQGRIQATVPEGAVAGPLTVRARGAVATSAAAFTPLPVPPAPVITAFHPASGLPGTVVTLQGQGFTLATGVTFGGVPGEGLQILSDTQLTVRVPAGAAGGLIAVQLPAQTHGYSPVAFGVLTPPPAITGMTPQSGRPGDTLTLTGSWHGPVAQVTFPHGVPAPFVAQADGTLMVTVPPAADTGPLTVITAAGAQGLSPRFTVLTDLAVPTGFTPTSGAPGDTITLSGTYLAQVDAVWFGDQPARFSVTPDGAALRAIVPLGAVTGPITIQTDAGRIPFTEQAFTVVEPPVTVTGLSTLHALPGATVYITGTRLEAVTAVALNGDRAIFTPAQPGDTRLAVVVPGGTSGGTWTVTGPGGTLPVPGAFTVDPAPLPVLLSASPAAGVPGSEVWLAGEHLEGVGAVFYGTDRLDSGDWRYEADGRISLYLPDSAQTDAGFSVVAEDGTVIPLPGFTFRLLPSRAQALPRPLAGAGNPIDPNRGYPEGRQRSNLYADQLIPASTVFHPLDPEDLSFFGLAPSWTLDLALDPAFHPALPRSIREKLASLAVPPDRVAIHVSTQDYAYLDHVTAGAVWLMRPHHWTDAGAPESGTYHATHELLAGIFEPTSGIRFAPGVVGGPGVVRNVGGDLYPIRIETSGAGGPILAGPESEEMQGFNRDEVLGFWTLVVEPAPASGEAPRAEACLHLFLPTREQDALERACRGMSTLANLRDALCGPASPLAGTAAQALFADLWRPLVDPAATQVLPNGAAGDRWILLHGTGLGAPGLRIVRSDGLDVPMEQVQVLTDAALRVLVPAGTTFVRVGSAGSTLSDPIFLP, encoded by the coding sequence ATGCCCCGCCCCCCCGTCCCGCCCCTGCTCCTCCTGGGCGCCCTGACCCTGCCCCTCGGCTTGGCCTGTGGCCGGGGCGGGAGCCGGTCTTCCCTCCAGCCGGCGGCCCGGCCCACCCTCAGCGGATTCGAGCCCGCCCAGGCCTACCCGGGCGACGTGGTGACCCTCGCGGGACAGAACCTGACGGGGGCGGACCAGGTGACCTTCGGCGGGGTCCAGGCCCCCCGGTTCACCTTCGACGCCCAGGGCCGGATCCAGGCCACCGTCCCGGAGGGGGCCGTCGCGGGTCCCCTCACGGTCCGGGCCCGCGGCGCCGTGGCCACCTCCGCGGCCGCCTTCACGCCCCTCCCCGTCCCGCCGGCCCCCGTCATCACCGCCTTCCATCCCGCTTCGGGACTGCCGGGCACCGTGGTCACCCTCCAGGGGCAGGGCTTCACCCTCGCCACCGGCGTCACCTTCGGCGGGGTGCCCGGAGAGGGCCTCCAGATCCTGTCGGACACCCAGCTGACGGTCCGGGTCCCCGCGGGGGCGGCCGGGGGCCTCATCGCCGTCCAGCTGCCCGCCCAGACCCATGGCTATTCCCCCGTCGCGTTCGGGGTGCTCACCCCGCCCCCGGCCATCACGGGCATGACCCCCCAGAGCGGCCGGCCCGGTGACACCCTGACCTTGACGGGGTCCTGGCACGGTCCCGTGGCCCAGGTGACCTTCCCCCACGGGGTGCCGGCCCCCTTCGTGGCCCAGGCGGACGGGACCCTGATGGTGACCGTCCCCCCCGCCGCGGACACGGGTCCCCTCACGGTGATCACCGCGGCCGGGGCCCAGGGCCTTTCCCCCCGGTTCACCGTCCTGACGGACCTGGCCGTTCCCACGGGCTTCACCCCCACCTCCGGCGCCCCCGGCGACACCATCACCCTCTCCGGCACCTACCTCGCGCAGGTGGATGCCGTGTGGTTCGGCGACCAGCCCGCGCGCTTTTCCGTCACCCCCGATGGGGCGGCCCTGCGGGCCATCGTGCCCCTGGGCGCCGTCACGGGTCCCATCACCATCCAGACCGATGCGGGGAGGATCCCTTTCACCGAGCAGGCGTTCACCGTGGTCGAGCCCCCGGTCACGGTGACGGGCCTGAGCACCCTCCACGCCCTCCCCGGCGCCACCGTGTACATCACGGGCACCCGGCTGGAGGCGGTCACCGCCGTCGCCCTGAATGGCGACCGGGCCATCTTCACGCCCGCCCAGCCAGGTGACACCCGTCTGGCGGTGGTGGTCCCCGGGGGCACCTCCGGCGGCACCTGGACGGTGACGGGCCCCGGCGGCACCCTCCCGGTGCCGGGCGCCTTCACCGTCGACCCCGCCCCCCTTCCCGTGCTCCTCTCCGCCTCCCCCGCCGCCGGGGTTCCCGGGAGCGAGGTGTGGCTCGCGGGCGAGCATCTGGAGGGCGTGGGGGCGGTGTTCTATGGCACCGACCGGCTGGATTCCGGGGACTGGCGCTACGAAGCGGACGGGCGGATCAGCCTCTACCTCCCGGATTCCGCCCAGACCGACGCGGGGTTCAGCGTCGTGGCCGAGGACGGCACCGTCATCCCGCTGCCGGGCTTCACCTTCCGCCTCCTGCCCTCCCGCGCCCAGGCCCTGCCCCGGCCCCTGGCGGGGGCTGGGAATCCGATCGATCCCAATCGAGGCTATCCCGAGGGACGGCAGCGCTCCAACCTCTACGCAGACCAACTCATTCCCGCGTCCACGGTCTTCCATCCCCTGGACCCGGAGGATCTCAGCTTCTTCGGACTTGCCCCCTCCTGGACCCTCGACCTGGCCCTGGACCCCGCCTTCCACCCGGCCCTCCCCAGGTCCATCCGGGAGAAGCTGGCGAGCCTGGCGGTTCCGCCCGACCGGGTGGCCATCCATGTGTCCACCCAGGATTACGCCTACCTGGACCACGTCACAGCGGGCGCTGTCTGGCTCATGCGGCCCCACCATTGGACCGATGCCGGCGCCCCCGAATCCGGGACCTACCACGCCACCCACGAGCTCCTGGCCGGCATCTTCGAGCCCACCTCCGGCATCCGGTTCGCCCCAGGCGTGGTCGGGGGACCCGGGGTGGTCCGCAACGTCGGTGGTGACCTGTACCCCATCCGCATCGAGACAAGCGGGGCGGGCGGGCCGATCCTCGCCGGGCCCGAGTCCGAGGAGATGCAGGGCTTCAATCGCGACGAGGTCCTGGGCTTCTGGACGCTGGTCGTGGAGCCGGCCCCCGCGTCCGGGGAAGCCCCCCGGGCCGAGGCCTGCCTCCACCTCTTCCTTCCCACCCGCGAGCAGGACGCCCTGGAGCGGGCCTGCCGGGGCATGTCCACCTTGGCGAACCTCCGGGACGCCCTCTGCGGCCCCGCCAGCCCCCTGGCGGGAACGGCGGCCCAGGCCCTCTTCGCGGACCTGTGGCGCCCCCTGGTGGATCCTGCGGCGACCCAGGTGCTGCCCAACGGAGCGGCCGGCGATCGCTGGATCCTCCTCCACGGCACCGGCCTGGGCGCGCCCGGGCTGCGCATCGTCCGCTCGGACGGTCTGGACGTGCCAATGGAGCAGGTCCAGGTGCTCACCGACGCCGCGCTCAGGGTCCTCGTCCCCGCCGGGACCACCTTCGTCCGGGTGGGCTCGGCCGGATCCACCCTCAGCGATCCGATCTTCCTGCCCTGA